GGTCCGCTGGAAGTGCAGTTGCACGCATTCTCGCCACCGACGCCTCACCCGCGATGGTTGAGCGCGGACGCGTTGCCGTGCCAGCGGCGCGCTGGTCAGTGCTCGATGCGTTCAACGAAACGCTCCCGATGATCGCCGCACTGCAAGTATCGTCAGGCCTGCTGCACTGGGCGAGCGATCCCTCCGTCACACTCGCCTGCTGGAAAATATTTCTCACCCCCGACGGACGCATGGTGCACGCGTTGCCGTGCGAGCCGTGCCTGAAGGAATGGCGAACGCTCATCCCGGAAAGCCCGGTGCCATGGCGCAGCGAAGCCGAGTGGCTGAAAATTTTCGAGCGCGCCGGCTTGCGTGTCACGCGCTCACAAAGCTGGACGCACAACGCGGTCTGCGCATCTGCGTTGGAAATGGTGCGCGGGCTTCATCGCACCGGAGTGACGGGCCGTGTGCGCATCGGTCCGGCACGACTGCGGCAGGCGCTACGAGAGTATGACGCGCGACATCGGACGGCGGGTGGGGTTCAAGCAACATGGGCTTGGCTTGCAATTGAAGCCCAGTGATGGAGCGCCGGTCCCTGCCCGGCTTTGGATTTGGCAAACGCCCCAAGCCGGCAACATGTCGGCGCTCCCCCGGGAGTGCAGCCCGTAAAACTTTCACTGGTTTTCGTGTGTTTCGCGTATGCCGAGGTTAAACTTCAAAGCTCATGGCTGAACGCCTTCCCATTTACGAGATAGAGCAGGAGCTGGTTGCGCGGTTGCGCACGCAGCGACGGCTCATCGTTTCCGCGCCCACTGGTTCCGGCAAATCCACGCAGGTGCCGCAGATGCTGCTCGACCACGGACTCCTCGGGAACGGGCAGGTCGTGGTGTTGCAGCCGCGCCGGCTGGCGACACGCATGCTGGCGGCGCGTGTGGCGTCGGAGCGGAAGGCGGAACTCGGTCGCGAGGTCGGTTATCAGATCCGGCTGGAGAACGTGACAAGCGAGGCGACGCGCATCCGCTTCGTGACGGAGGGTGTGTTGCTGCGTCAGATGGTGAACGACCGCACGTTGCGCGGCGTGTCGGCGTTGATCTTCGATGAGTTTCACGAGCGGCATCTTTACGGCGACATTACGCTCGCGCAGGCGTTGGATTTGCAGGAAACCGCGCGGCCGGATCTGCTGATCATCGTGATGAGCGCCACGCTGGATGCAGAGGCGTTGACAAAATACATGAGTGGTGCGCGCGGGGGGAAACCCACCCCCGACCCCTCCCCGGAGGGGATCGCGCTGAATGGCTTGGGTGGTTCAAAGTCACCTGCCGCGTCCGAATGCCGAAATCCAGTTCCCCTCCTTGGAGGGGTTAGGGGTGGGTTCGGCTGCTCCGTCCTTCAATCCGAAGGCCGCACTTTTCCAGTGGACATCCAATACGCTGACTCACCGAGCTACGCGGACAAGCGGCCGGCGTGGGAACAGGCGGCGGATGCGTTCATCCACTTCGTGCAATCCGGCGGACAAGGCGACGTGCTGGTGTTCATGCCGGGCGGCTTCGAGATTTCGCAAACCATCCAGACCATCCGCAACTGCGACGAATCGCGCGGCTGGGTGCTGCTTCCGTTGCACGGCGAATTGCCGCCGCGCGATCAAGACGCCGCCGTAGCGCGTTACGAGCAACGCAAGGTTGTCGTCGCGACGAACGTGGCGGAAACCTCGCTGACGATTGATGGCGTGCGCTGCGTCATCGACAGCGGGCTCGCGCGCATCTCGCGTTATGATTCCCAGCGCGGTATCAACACGCTGCTCATCGAGAAGATCAGCCGTGCCTCATCAGATCAACGTGCCGGTCGCGCCGGACGAACGGCACCGGGCGTGTGCTTGCGGCTGTGGTCGCAAGACGAACACGCGCATCGTGCAGCGCAGGAACTGCCGGAGGTGAAGCGGCTCGATTTGTCGGAGGTGGTGCTGACGTTGAAGGCGGCCGGTGTGGAGGATTTGAGGAAATTCCGCTGGCTGGAGCCGCCGGATGAACAGGCGCTCGCACATGCGGAGGAGTTGCTGACGGACCTTGGCGCGCTCTCGACGGAACACGGCACGCGCGATACGCAACGCGCCCTTATCACTCCCATCGGGCGCAAGATGCTGGCGTTTCCGCTGCACCCGCGGTATGCGCGGATGCTCCTCGCGGCGCAGGATTTCGGCTGCGTGCAACAGGCGTGCCTTGTGGCGGCGCTCACGCAGGGACGCGATTTGCTGCTGCGCAACGTGGACCGCGACACTACGAACTATCGCGAGGATTTGCTGGGTGATCGTGCGGCGAGTGATTTCTTCATCCTGATGCGCGCGTGGAATTACGCGGCGAAGAATGAATTCCGCATCGAAGCCTGCCGGCGCATGGGCATCCACATGGTCACGGCTCGGCAGGTCGGGCCGTTGTTTCAGCAGTTCCTCGACATCGCCAAGCGCGAGGGGCTCGACATCGCGCCGCGCGAAGTGCCGGATGAGGCGTTGCAGAAGTGTTTGCTCATCGGCTTCAGCGATCGCGTGGCGCGGCGGCTCGATTCGGGGACGCTGCGTTGCGAACTCGTTCACGGTCGTCGCGGTGTGCTGGCGCGGGAAAGCACGGTGCAGAAGGCGCCGTTGTTTGTCGTCGCGGAGATTCGTGAAGTTGGCGGGCGCGATGGCGACGTGAACACGATTCTTTCGCTGGCCACCGCCATCGAGGAGAAGTGGCTGCACGAATTTTTCCCCGAGGACATGCAGCGCGATCTGCACACGCAGTTCGATGCGACGCAAAAGCGCGTGATGGCGGCGGAGCTGATCAAGTTCCGCGGGCTCGCGTTGTCGGCAAAGCGCGTGGATCCGCCACCGGCGGACGCCGCAGCGCGATTGTTGACGGATGAAGTGATGGCGGGGCGATTGAAGCTGACCGAATGGGATGAATCCGTTGACCAGTGGATTCAGCGGCTGGCGTTGCTGGCGCAGCATTGCCCGGAGTTGCAGCTCACGCCGATTGCGGAGGACGACCGGCGCGCCATCGTGGAGCAGGTTTGCCTCGGCGCGGTGGGCTACAAAGACATCAAGGACAAGCCCGTGAAGCCGGTGGTGCAAGGCTGGTTGAGCCACGCGCAGCGCGAGTTGCTGGACAAGCACGCGCCGGAACGGCTGAACCTGCCGAACGGCAAGACGCCGAAGGTGACTTACGAGCCGGGTCGCGCGCCGTTTGTTTCGATGCGCATCCAGGAACTCTACGACGTGATGCAGACGCCGAAGATCGCGATGGGCCGCGTGCCGGTGGTGGTGCACATCCTGACGCCGGGTTTCAAGCCGGTGCAGGTGACGCAAGATCTCGGCGGCTTCTGGCGCGAGCATTATCCGAAGCTGAAATCGGAATTGCAGCGGCGGTATCCGAAGCACGAGTGGCGGTGACTGCGCTGACCACCATGGCCGG
This DNA window, taken from Verrucomicrobiia bacterium, encodes the following:
- a CDS encoding ATP-dependent RNA helicase gives rise to the protein MAERLPIYEIEQELVARLRTQRRLIVSAPTGSGKSTQVPQMLLDHGLLGNGQVVVLQPRRLATRMLAARVASERKAELGREVGYQIRLENVTSEATRIRFVTEGVLLRQMVNDRTLRGVSALIFDEFHERHLYGDITLAQALDLQETARPDLLIIVMSATLDAEALTKYMSGARGGKPTPDPSPEGIALNGLGGSKSPAASECRNPVPLLGGVRGGFGCSVLQSEGRTFPVDIQYADSPSYADKRPAWEQAADAFIHFVQSGGQGDVLVFMPGGFEISQTIQTIRNCDESRGWVLLPLHGELPPRDQDAAVARYEQRKVVVATNVAETSLTIDGVRCVIDSGLARISRYDSQRGINTLLIEKISRASSDQRAGRAGRTAPGVCLRLWSQDEHAHRAAQELPEVKRLDLSEVVLTLKAAGVEDLRKFRWLEPPDEQALAHAEELLTDLGALSTEHGTRDTQRALITPIGRKMLAFPLHPRYARMLLAAQDFGCVQQACLVAALTQGRDLLLRNVDRDTTNYREDLLGDRAASDFFILMRAWNYAAKNEFRIEACRRMGIHMVTARQVGPLFQQFLDIAKREGLDIAPREVPDEALQKCLLIGFSDRVARRLDSGTLRCELVHGRRGVLARESTVQKAPLFVVAEIREVGGRDGDVNTILSLATAIEEKWLHEFFPEDMQRDLHTQFDATQKRVMAAELIKFRGLALSAKRVDPPPADAAARLLTDEVMAGRLKLTEWDESVDQWIQRLALLAQHCPELQLTPIAEDDRRAIVEQVCLGAVGYKDIKDKPVKPVVQGWLSHAQRELLDKHAPERLNLPNGKTPKVTYEPGRAPFVSMRIQELYDVMQTPKIAMGRVPVVVHILTPGFKPVQVTQDLGGFWREHYPKLKSELQRRYPKHEWR